Genomic window (Rosa chinensis cultivar Old Blush chromosome 6, RchiOBHm-V2, whole genome shotgun sequence):
ACACATCCTGGATATCTACTTTTCCACGGTACACATCCAACAATTGAGGTACTTGGCTGAGATATCTGTTCACAAACCTATCCAAGAAGTACTTCTCTGACTTTGAAATCCCAGTAGCCAAACTCAAGTTCTCCTCTTCTATCAAtcctttcaaaaacaaaactcGAACAACTGAAAACCTCGGGATGAATCTCTTCTGCAAGCTGTAACTCAAAACATGGGGATGTTTCGCAATTGTTTGTGACTGCCACCCCATCTTGTTCACTAAGAAATCCATTGTTCCCATTAGTTTCTTCTCTGACATAACCATACACAGTGGAGACACCCTGAAAGCAGAACGTATATGATTCTCAGACCAACCCCACCTCCTATAAACCTCTTGACATCGTTTCCATGTCGTCTCTTTCCCATATAATGCGTGTATGGCCTGCACAAAGCTCAAATTTTGAGGGTCAAATCCCATTTCTGTGACTTGATGCACAAGTTGACTGAACAATTCGGGCTTTTTCATCACTACATCAGTATAACTAGTTAGCAAGAGGGCAATGCAGGACTGGGGAATGCCCAATTCTCTCACAAGCTCAATATTGGGTATCAAATTCTTGGATAAATTTTCCCTGAAAATCCAGGACTTGTGCTTCAAAATATGGATCACTTTGACATCAGAGATCACCACGCTCTTGAAGAAGCTATAAGCTGGTACAATATCGTTTTTCAAGCTTAGACTCATGAGCCATGGGTTGTAGCTCAGTGTTCTTGCAAGGTGGAGCCTTGACATTCCTATGGAGCAGTAAAACTC
Coding sequences:
- the LOC112170435 gene encoding transcription termination factor MTERF15, mitochondrial — translated: MASHFGPQKQLFCTRLTGRSEIPADQDDSTVSYLVNSCGLSPESATLVSHTVKLQSLEKPDSVLALLKHYEFSEAQISKVVQRLPHILLADVEQTLLPNLEFYCSIGMSRLHLARTLSYNPWLMSLSLKNDIVPAYSFFKSVVISDVKVIHILKHKSWIFRENLSKNLIPNIELVRELGIPQSCIALLLTSYTDVVMKKPELFSQLVHQVTEMGFDPQNLSFVQAIHALYGKETTWKRCQEVYRRWGWSENHIRSAFRVSPLCMVMSEKKLMGTMDFLVNKMGWQSQTIAKHPHVLSYSLQKRFIPRFSVVRVLFLKGLIEEENLSLATGISKSEKYFLDRFVNRYLSQVPQLLDVYRGKVDIQDVL